GCCATCGGTGGTTTCGTCGCTCGGCGCCATGGCCGCATCCCCTGAGAAGAGCGTGTTTTCGAGAGGATGAGGCTATCCGCGAACAGCGGTCAATGAGGGGGTCCAAACTTCGTGCGGGAGGGGAAAATTGGGGGTGGCGGGCGCTCAACTAGACGCGGCTTGTCGTGCCGCTTCCGTTGCTTCTTGAACGGTCTTCTCGAAGCGAGGCTCTCGTTTCGGCCCGCGCGTCTGTCATGGACGACTAGGCCGGAATCGTTTCATCGAGCGTGAAAACAGGTTAGGGCGTGGACATGGCGGCCACCGAGACGTTCCGAGTCAGCTCACATCTCAAGGACATCATTGGGCGCGACCTCGTGACCAACGAGTTCGTGGCCATCTTCGAGTTGGTCAAGAATTCGTTCGATGCCGGAGCAACACGCGTCGATATCGAGTTTGACCCTGACGAGAACACTATTGCCATCGTCGATGATGGTCGGGGCATGTCGCCGAAGGACATACGGGACAAGTGGCTCTTCGTTGCGTACTCGGAGAAAGTGCCCGAAGCCGACAACTATCGGGACAGGATCAAGCCGGCTGGGCAGTTTGCCGGCAGCAAAGGTATTGGACGTTTCGCCTGCGATACTCTTGGCGCTAACCTTGTTCTATACAGTATGGTGAGCGGTTCCAGCACAATATCGAAGCTGGAGGTGGATTGGACTCAATTTGAAAAAGATAGCAAAGAGGAATTCCAGGCCGTTACTGTAAAACTCGCAAGGGCGCGAGCGTTTCCGAAGATTCACAATGCAAAATCGCCCAATGAGCACGGCACCGTTCTTGTAATCAAGAACGTTCGGCATCTATGGGACGAAGATAGCATTGGAAAGCTCCGCAAGGATCTCGCGAAGCTCATTGATCCGTTTGGCACAACAACGAACGTTGTGGTGTCCACGTGGCTAGCGGACGGCGGCGCCGAACAGATTGAAGGAGTTGATGGGCCCGTTGGGAATCACATTGCCGACCTGCTTCAAGACAAAACGAGCCGTATCGACGTCCTGATCGAAGATGGAAATATCGGAACGACCCTTTTTGACCGTGGGAGAAAAATATACACGATCAAAGAGGTTTCTCCCTACGAAGAATTGGAGGGGTGTACTGTTAGGGGAACAATATATTTCCTCAATCGGGCCGCAAAGCACAATTTTACCATGAGGATGGGGGTTCGCCCTGTAGAATTTGGCAGTGTATTTTTGTTCCTCAACGGTTTTCGAATATTCCCCATCGGCGAGGAGTTCGATGACACTCTTGGTCTGAGCCGGAGAAAGCAACAAGGGCAATCTCGATACCTCGGTACAAGAGATATCTTGGGTCGTGTTGATGTGAGCGCGCGCCCGAAGATGTTCAGAGAGGTTTCGAGTCGTGATGCCGGTTTGATTGACGACGCTCGTAGCCGGGCTCTCTACGACGCAATCAGGAAACACATGATCTTCCGGTTGGAGCGATACGTCGTTGGAGTCAACTGGAAGGACAAACGAGATCAGGACCGAGATACTTCCGATAGTCTCGTAACGGAGAGCGCTCGTGAGCGAGTATTGGCGATTGTCGGAGGGCTCGCGCGGTCAAGGGACATCGAGATTGTCTACTATGACCCCGAAATAGTCAGGGTTTCGGACGATCCCGACCAGATAACGGACAACGCCCTCAAGGCAATTGAGGAGGTTGCCGAAAGCAGCGGGGATACGGCGCTGCTAGGGCAGATCGAGGAGGCTCGGCGGAGAATTGAGGAGCTTCGGGCTTCGCGCGAAGAAGCCCACGAGGTTGCCCAGCGCGCCATTGAGGAGCGTCAACGAGCCGACGCGCGCATTGATCGGCTGGAGCAACAAGCTGCGTTTCTGGGCAGCAGTCGGGATGTGAATGTCGAGCGGGTGCAGCTCTTGATGCACCAGGCCACCATTCATCTTGGTCACGTTCGCTCGGCAATCGCCAATGTATCTCACGAGCTGGGAAGCGTGCTGGCGTTGGCTTCAACCCCGGCGCGGGACGGCGATTTCGACGACTTTGAAGACCTCTTGGCAAGTATCCGTCAATCGGGAAGGCGGGCCTTGGCGTCAATTGCGGGCGCCAACCTCTCCGGCGAGCGTCTTCGTACTGTCTTGTCTTTTGCGC
The nucleotide sequence above comes from Caulobacter sp. NIBR1757. Encoded proteins:
- a CDS encoding ATP-binding protein, with the translated sequence MAATETFRVSSHLKDIIGRDLVTNEFVAIFELVKNSFDAGATRVDIEFDPDENTIAIVDDGRGMSPKDIRDKWLFVAYSEKVPEADNYRDRIKPAGQFAGSKGIGRFACDTLGANLVLYSMVSGSSTISKLEVDWTQFEKDSKEEFQAVTVKLARARAFPKIHNAKSPNEHGTVLVIKNVRHLWDEDSIGKLRKDLAKLIDPFGTTTNVVVSTWLADGGAEQIEGVDGPVGNHIADLLQDKTSRIDVLIEDGNIGTTLFDRGRKIYTIKEVSPYEELEGCTVRGTIYFLNRAAKHNFTMRMGVRPVEFGSVFLFLNGFRIFPIGEEFDDTLGLSRRKQQGQSRYLGTRDILGRVDVSARPKMFREVSSRDAGLIDDARSRALYDAIRKHMIFRLERYVVGVNWKDKRDQDRDTSDSLVTESARERVLAIVGGLARSRDIEIVYYDPEIVRVSDDPDQITDNALKAIEEVAESSGDTALLGQIEEARRRIEELRASREEAHEVAQRAIEERQRADARIDRLEQQAAFLGSSRDVNVERVQLLMHQATIHLGHVRSAIANVSHELGSVLALASTPARDGDFDDFEDLLASIRQSGRRALASIAGANLSGERLRTVLSFAPNIRVDLQTDKVRGDLLKFFGEYFTVRLAGVPGMPVATFDAGGLMLDREFSPVDIAVLIDNLQDNARKAKATRVDFKAARKGQDAVSIRVTDDGLGIDERRVDSAKIFERGYSGSPGGTGLGLYTVRQIVQEMNGSIELFGDGSRADFEIVIPGEKA